From Pedobacter indicus, a single genomic window includes:
- a CDS encoding sensor histidine kinase — translation MNPYRNNQRWKFALLFFAALIAATSLFYTNYLVKNLSEAERTKAEVWAMSTRNIFNMPDINDEFTTFIYAVRDSLSMPAIIADSQDSIIYWKGLDTARTNIHIESEMIMEGMSVPKYDPEYFRDQLEIMKEQHPPIIVELYNGESWYIYYKDSRLLTQLRIFPYIQLSLIAVFLVIAYTVFNSIRKSEQNQVWLGMAKEAAHQLGTPISSLMAWVELIKSKFNADKDPLIEEMETDVKRLEIVADRFSKIGSKPVLEPHNLYDVAKNFVDYFKIRISQKIEFEVKGDRDVEAMLNVPLFDWVLENILKNAANAIESSGKIELEIIENIAKEQIFIDISDTGKGIPRSQFDAVFQPGYTTRKRGWGLGLSLTKRMVENYHKGHIFIKDSEVGKGTTFRIILNSSLIYEPAKI, via the coding sequence ATGAATCCATATAGAAATAACCAGCGTTGGAAGTTTGCGTTGCTTTTTTTCGCCGCACTCATCGCCGCGACATCCCTGTTCTATACAAATTATTTAGTCAAGAACTTGTCAGAAGCGGAGCGTACTAAGGCGGAGGTATGGGCTATGAGCACCCGCAATATTTTCAATATGCCGGATATTAACGACGAATTTACCACCTTTATATACGCGGTTCGTGACAGCCTTTCCATGCCGGCGATTATAGCTGATTCTCAAGACAGTATTATTTACTGGAAAGGGCTGGACACTGCCCGCACAAATATTCATATCGAGAGCGAAATGATCATGGAGGGGATGTCAGTCCCCAAATATGACCCTGAATATTTTCGCGATCAATTGGAGATTATGAAAGAACAGCACCCTCCGATTATCGTTGAACTTTATAATGGAGAGTCTTGGTATATTTACTACAAAGACTCTAGGTTGCTTACTCAGCTACGGATATTTCCCTATATACAGTTGAGTTTAATTGCGGTATTCTTGGTTATTGCATACACCGTGTTTAATTCCATACGTAAATCAGAACAAAATCAGGTTTGGCTCGGTATGGCAAAAGAAGCAGCTCATCAGCTCGGGACGCCGATTTCCTCATTGATGGCTTGGGTAGAATTGATTAAATCAAAATTCAATGCAGATAAAGATCCGTTAATTGAAGAGATGGAAACGGATGTGAAACGGTTGGAGATCGTAGCAGATCGATTTTCCAAAATAGGCTCCAAGCCAGTATTGGAGCCACATAATCTCTATGATGTTGCGAAAAATTTTGTTGATTATTTTAAAATTAGGATCAGTCAAAAAATAGAATTTGAAGTCAAAGGAGATCGAGACGTTGAAGCCATGTTGAACGTTCCTCTCTTTGACTGGGTGCTGGAAAATATCCTGAAGAATGCTGCAAATGCCATAGAATCAAGCGGTAAAATCGAGTTAGAGATTATTGAAAATATTGCAAAAGAGCAGATTTTTATCGACATTAGCGATACAGGAAAAGGAATTCCCCGTTCACAGTTTGATGCAGTTTTTCAACCAGGATATACAACACGAAAAAGAGGATGGGGATTGGGTTTATCATTAACGAAAAGGATGGTTGAAAACTACCACAAAGGACACATTTTTATTAAAGATTCTGAAGTTGGTAAAGGGACGACATTTCGAATTATATTAAATAGTAGCTTAATTTATGAACCCGCTAAGATCTGA
- a CDS encoding DinB family protein — translation MNPLRSDEFPAEWSRYIDTVTDNCLERLREQMETFPSFLRSIPAGKSEYAYAEGKWNVKEVVGHILDTERIMAYRALCFARNDTKELPGFDQDVYVENGYFNSFSLEHYAEEFILIRKTNLVLFESFQENALLRSGLAGGRLVSVRALMYMIAGHLNHHRLIIQERYL, via the coding sequence ATGAACCCGCTAAGATCTGATGAATTCCCTGCCGAATGGTCTAGGTATATTGATACGGTAACGGATAACTGTTTGGAAAGACTGAGAGAGCAGATGGAAACATTCCCTAGTTTTTTGCGAAGTATTCCCGCTGGCAAGTCGGAATATGCGTACGCAGAAGGCAAATGGAATGTTAAGGAGGTGGTGGGTCACATACTCGATACCGAGCGAATTATGGCATATCGTGCTCTTTGTTTTGCCAGAAATGACACCAAAGAGCTTCCCGGTTTTGATCAGGATGTTTACGTTGAAAATGGTTATTTTAACTCGTTTAGCCTTGAGCATTACGCAGAAGAGTTTATTCTGATTCGTAAAACAAATTTAGTGCTGTTTGAATCTTTTCAGGAAAATGCTTTGTTAAGGAGTGGTCTGGCTGGGGGGCGACTCGTCAGCGTTCGCGCTTTGATGTATATGATCGCTGGACATTTAAATCATCATCGCTTGATTATTCAAGAGCGCTATTTGTGA